From the genome of Desulfobacterales bacterium:
AACGGGAATGGCCCTGGTCTGTATGAGGGTGGGGGCGGTGTAGCCCTTGTCTTGAATGGCTTTAAGCAGTTCGACCCGAAGGCCAAGTTGATCAAATGACATATAATAATCCTGAGAGTTTTTTTAAATTTTACGGTTAACAAATCGGTTGCGAAACAGCCTATCCCGGCCCACGGATGCGGTCTGTTCAGATAAATTGTTGTCTGCCGGGCACAGATTGGTATATGTGCGAGGCAAGTTTGATGGCTTTGTAAAAAGTCAAACTCAGCCCTCATTTGCCATCTATGTAGAATAAAAATCCGGTCATTTCAGTATGTTCTGGGCTCACGCCTGCGCAAAAATGGCGGTGTGGGGGTGCCTTTTTACGAGTTCATCAAGTTTACCTGTTTTTTAAATGTGCATCAAGTTTCAAAAATAACTGGGGCATTCAGGGGGCGGGAATTCCGGCTCATCTATCTCGGCCGATTCGGGCGCTACATCCATAAATAAGTTTTTCGATTATCACCTCGGCGCGTATTTTTTCTCGAGCCGGGCGGCCACCAGGCTCATGCTGTAGCAGCAGATAAAATACAGCACCGCCACGGTGATGTAGATTTCAAACGGGTAGATCATCAGCCGGTTATTCAGGGTCTGGGCCACAGTCATCAGTTCGAACACGCCGATGATATAGGCCAGGGACGTGTCTTTGAAAATGGAGATAAATTGACCGACGATGGCAGGGATCATGATTTTAAGCGCCTGGGGCAGGATAACGTGGTGCATGGTCTGAAAATAGGACAGGCCTGCGGCCTGTGCCGCCTCGCTCTGCCCGAAGGGGATGGCACTTACGCCGGCGCGGACGATTTCTCCCAGGTAGGCCCCGCTGAAGAGGGTAAAAGCGATGGTCGCGCTCCAGAATACGTTGATTTGCATTCCGGTCACGATGGGTGAGAAAAAATAGACCCAGAAAATGACCATGATCAGGGGATTTCCCCGGATCAGTTCGATATACAGAATACAGGGCGTATTGAGCAGCGGGTTTTTGCTCATCCGTCCGAGGCCCACCACCAGACCGATAAAAAAACTGACGCTGATGGCGATCAGTGCCAGCGAAATACTGAGGCTCAGCCCGCCCATACCGTAGAGGATCTCGCCGGAAGCAGAACTCGGGAAGGTCCATGTTAAAAACAGCCGGATATGCCGGACGGCAATATCCCAGTTAAAGTGCAGAAGTCCTCTGGCAATCAGGGCGACAAGTCCGATCAATACCACCATAAAGGCGATTTTTCCAAGGACTGCCGACACTTTCAAGGCCTTGCCCAGGTATCGCTTTTTTCCGGAAAGGTAGATCCCTTCGGTTTCGTCGTGTCCGGTACTTTTTGAAAATCGGGCGGTAATCCGCTCGATCAGGCGCTCTGTGAAGGCGATCAGGCCGATCAGGGGTGCTGTCAGGGCTGCCAGGAACCGGTCAAACCGGTTCAGGCATCTGTCCGGGCCGATCTGCAGGTGGTGATTGATGCTGTTCATGATGCTACTGATGATCAGCGACAGGCTCAGGTAAATGACGGTGGCGGCGGTGGTGGCTTCAAAGCCGCGGAATGTGAAGGATTCGATCTGCTGGGACTGCCAGCACAGCTCAGCCACCCCGATGGTCATGGCCAGAGAGGAGTTTTTCATGTTGTTGAGAAATTCGCTGCCCAGCGGCGGTATGATGATGCGGAAGGCCTGGGGCAGGATGACATGGCGCAGGGTCTGGATCGCATTGAGCCCCGAGGATGCGGCCGCTTCGACATGTCCCCTGGGGATGGCCTGGATGCCGGCGCGGACGATCTCGGCAATAAAGGCGCTGGTATAAATCGACAGCCCGGTGGTGGCCGCAATCAGTTCAAAATTGTGATCATACAGAAATGTCCGCAGGGCTTCGGGCAGCACCATGGGAATGGCAAAATACCAGAAGAACAGCTGGACCAGGAGCGGGGTGTTCCGGAAAAACTCCACGTATACAGTCGCCGTATAATACAGGGGCTTGAAGCCGGACAGCCGGGCAATGCCGAACAGTGTCCCCAGGACCAGGGAGACCGCCGAGCTGATCAGGGAAATATAGATGGTCAGCCAGAGCCCCCGCAGAAGCCATAGCCCGAACACCTCATGGTAGGTGGGGTTTTCTTCGTAAATGATGGACCATTTGAAATCGTAGCCGAAATCGGCATGCGTGAAGATCAGGTAGACAACGATAAAAAGGCCGAAAACAACGGCGCACTGCTTCAGCAGATACCGCCATTTCTGGCCGGAGGTCATAAGCGTCGATGAAGGTGTCATAGGGCGTTACACAATAGTGAAAAATTAAAATGGTTCCGGTAGCCTGCAAAAAACCGGAGTTCAACGGGTTAACTTGATAGTATAAAAATTTCCATTTTTTGATAAATTTTATCAGCCGGTTACAGGCTTATGGACGCTACGCTTGAGGAGTGGGAGCTTTGCGACCTTGTTTGAGGGTGTTATAAGATAAAAGCGTTTTGCTTCTTATCTTTTGCCTCAAACGAAGTGCTCCTCAAGCGATAGCGCTCCTAAATCCGACCGCAAGGGCGCTATGCTCCGCGTGTTTTGCGTCTCTGCGGTGAATATTTTATGGCCACATCTCGATTTTTTCGGTCATCGGGAAATAATAGGCGGTATCCGGTCCGTACCATTTGTTGTATATTTTCATGTACGCGCCGTCTTTCCACATATCCTGAAGCGCAAAGTTGATGGCATCGCGCCAGGCACTGTCGTTTTCCGGCGTGCCGATGCCGTAAGGCTCGTCGCTGAAGAAGTCGCCGATCAGCTCATACTGTCCGGGTTCCTTGGCGGCATAGCCCAGCAGGATGGTGCTGTCGGTCGCCCAGCCAGCCACCTTGCCCTGCTTGAG
Proteins encoded in this window:
- a CDS encoding amino acid ABC transporter permease — translated: MTPSSTLMTSGQKWRYLLKQCAVVFGLFIVVYLIFTHADFGYDFKWSIIYEENPTYHEVFGLWLLRGLWLTIYISLISSAVSLVLGTLFGIARLSGFKPLYYTATVYVEFFRNTPLLVQLFFWYFAIPMVLPEALRTFLYDHNFELIAATTGLSIYTSAFIAEIVRAGIQAIPRGHVEAAASSGLNAIQTLRHVILPQAFRIIIPPLGSEFLNNMKNSSLAMTIGVAELCWQSQQIESFTFRGFEATTAATVIYLSLSLIISSIMNSINHHLQIGPDRCLNRFDRFLAALTAPLIGLIAFTERLIERITARFSKSTGHDETEGIYLSGKKRYLGKALKVSAVLGKIAFMVVLIGLVALIARGLLHFNWDIAVRHIRLFLTWTFPSSASGEILYGMGGLSLSISLALIAISVSFFIGLVVGLGRMSKNPLLNTPCILYIELIRGNPLIMVIFWVYFFSPIVTGMQINVFWSATIAFTLFSGAYLGEIVRAGVSAIPFGQSEAAQAAGLSYFQTMHHVILPQALKIMIPAIVGQFISIFKDTSLAYIIGVFELMTVAQTLNNRLMIYPFEIYITVAVLYFICCYSMSLVAARLEKKYAPR